Below is a genomic region from Streptosporangium album.
ATCGCCCTGGCCCAGCACACGCTGAGGACACCAACAGTCCAAAGGGACTTGTGGAGAGCCGGATGCGGGGCCAACTCGCACGTCCGGTTCGGGAGGGCGGCATGGAGAAACGGACCGGGTGAAACCCCGGCACCGCGCTCCATGCCGACCCCACCACGACGTGGAGGTGCAGGACGAGCACGGCCGGATGCTGCGGGCAGTCCGGTTGCCCGAGGGCATGGATGGGATGACTCGTTTTCACGAGCTGGTGGCCGCGTTCCTGCCCGAAGCCGCCGATCCGGCCCAGGTGTTGGTGTGTATCGAGACTGATCAGGGCCCGTGGGTGAGGGCTCTGGTCGCGGCCGGCTACCAGGTCTACGGGGTCAACCCCAAGCAGGCCGCCCGACATCGCGAGCTGGTATCGCTGTCAGGCGCCAAGAGCGACAAGGCCGACGCGCACACTCTGGCCGACATGGTCCGGACCCGCCGTCACCACCTTCGCCAGGTCGCCGCCGACTCCGATCTCGCCGAGGCGATCCGGGTCGTGTCACGAGCCCACCAGACTCTGATCTGGGAACGAACCCGCCACATGCTGCGGCTTCGTCACGCGCTACGCGACTTCTTTCCCGCCGCATTGGAGGCATACAGAGACCTGACCCTCATCGGTGCCGACACTCTGGAACTGCTCGCCAAGGCCCCCGATCCGGTCAGCGCAGCCAAACTGACGGTCGCCCAGGTTTCGGCGCCGCTCAAGCGTGCTCGTCGTAAAGGCGTTGACGCTAAGGCCGCCGCTATCCGCGATGCGCTGCGGACCCAACACCTGGGGCAGAGCGCGGTCGTGAACACCGCCTACGCGGCCACCATCCGCGCCCTGGTGGCGATCCTTCAGACCCTCAACAGCCAGATCAAAATTATGGAGGGCCAGGTCGGGGCTCATTTTGGCCAGCACCCGGACACTGAGATCTACCTATCCCAGCCAGGGATCGGTACCGTCCTCGGCGCCCGGGTGCTGGCAGAATTCGGCGACGCTGCCGGGCGCTACGCCAGCGCCAAGGCCCGGAAGAACTACGCGGCGACCTCGCCGATCACCCGCCAGTCCGGAAAGTCCAAGACAGTCCAGGCCAGATTCGTCCACAACGACCGACTGGTGACGCGCTGCACATGCAAGCCGGGGCAGCGGTCCTGCACGATCCCGGTGCCCGCGCCTACTACGACGAACTCCGAGCACGCGAGATCGGACACAACGCCGCACTCCGCCAACTCGGCAACCGCCTCGTCGGTATCATCCACGGATGCCTCAAGACCGGTACTCCCTACAACCCAGAAACCGCCTGGTCCCACCGCTACCAACACCTCGCAGCTTGACCCGCTTAGCTCCTGGGGTGTCTAACGCCACTGGCCGATTGGTTGCTGCTCAAGGCCCGGATCCGCGGTGAAGGCGGCGCGGTCGGGCTCCGGGAGCCACTGGTGTTGAGGGTTGAACGGCCGGTAGTTGCTCGCTACGTAGTGGGTGAGCAGGCCCAACGCTGGGTGTTGGTTCTGGTGGTGGCGAAGCAACGACCATGGATACATCGGTGTGGGGTCGACGAGCGGGACCTGGACGGTGCCCGGATGCCAGGGCACCCGCGTCCTCTCGCCTACGAAACCCACTCGCTCACCGGAGCCGATCTCCTGCACGAAGTGCTCGTAGCCGAAGTTGGGTCCTGAGGCGTCGATCTGGATGTCGAACGCGGCGCCGAGGAAACGGTAGTACTCGGCCCATTCACTGCCTGCGGCGTTGCCCGGCATCCACACGGTGGATCCGGACAGTCGTCCCATCTCCACTTGCTGCCGGCCAGCGAGCGGGTGGTGGCGGCCGAGCAGCAGGTGCACCGGTTCCAGGTAGGCCGGTACGCATCGAAGCTCCTCCTCCAGCGTGCCGCTGACGCGGCCGAAGGCCACGTCGATGGATCCTCGGGCGAGTGCGGCGCGAGCGGATCTGAATCCGTCTGAGGTGATGATGTCGATGTCCACATCCTCGATGGCCTGGTGGAACGCGCGGATCAGATCGATGGATGCCAGCCTGGTGTCCAGTACGTCGACCCGGAGTGCGCAGCGCCGGCCGCGCAGCACCTCGAGCGCCTGGTCGGCGATGCCGACCAGAGCGCGCGCGTGAGGGAGGAACGCTCTGCCGTCTTCGGTGAGGTCGGCCCCGTTGCGTGAGCGGAAGAACAGCCTCAGGCCGAGGTCGGACTCCAGCTTTGCGACCCGTTTGGAGATGGCCTGCTGGCTGATCCCCAGCCGGGCTGCGGCCTCGCTGAAGTATCGGTCCTCAGTGATAGCGACGAAGGCGCGGACCGTGCCGAGATCCAGATCCGCTGCGGCCTTCTTAACAACCAATGGTTGTGGTGAATCGGTGTGTCGATTGTTGGACAACCATGCCTACTCTCGGGTCGAATGCTCGGGTCGCACTTGACTCTACAATCAGGAGGTGTGGTTCCTGGTGGGATCCTTCGCGCACCTGCACGTGCACACCGAGTACAGCATGCTCGACGGCGCCGCCAAGGTCGGACTGCTGATGGATGAGGTGTCCCGGCAGGGAATGCCGGCCGTGGCGATGAGCGATCACGGCAACGTGCACGGGGCGTACGAGTTCTACCGGACGGCACGCAAGGCGGGTATCAAGCCGATCATCGGGATCGAGAGCTATGTCGCCCCCGCCTCCCGGCACCACCGGCAGCCGGTGTACTACAGCGACAACCTGGCGCTGCGCCGTTCCAACGACGACACCGGAGAGGGCGGAGACGTCTCCGGGCGCGGCCTGTACACGCACATGACGATGTGGGCGGCCGACGCCCAGGGCCTGCGGAACCTGTTCCGGCTCCAGTCCCGGGCATGGCTGGAAGGACATGTCCAGAAATATCCACGCATGGACGATGAACTGTTCGCCGAGCACGGCCAGGGCATCATCGCCACGACCGGCTGCCCGTCCGGAGAGGTGCAGACCAGGCTACGGCTCGGCCAGTACGACCAGGCCATCGAGGCCGCCGCCCGATATCGCGACATCTTCGGTAAGGACAACTACTTCCTGGAGTTGATGGATCACGGCCTCGCGATCGAACGCCGGGTCCGCGACGAGCTCATGAAGCTCGGCAAGGAACTCGGTCTGCCACCCCTGGCCACCAATGACTCCCACTACGTCACCGAGAGCCAGGCCCAGGCGCACGACGCGCTGCTGTGCGTCGGTACCGGCAAGCGGCTGGCCGACGCCGACCGCTTCCGGTTCAGCGGCAGCGGCTACTACATCAAGTCCGCGGCGGAGATGCGCGCGCTGTGGGACGCCGAGGTGCCGGGCGCCTGCGACAACACGCTGCTGATCGCCGAGCGGGTCGGCGACTACGGCGAGGTGTTCGCCCACCGGGACCTGACGCCGCGCTTCCCCGTCCCCGAGGGCGAGAGCGAGTCCAGTTGGCTGCGCAAGGAGACCCTCGACGGCGCGTGCCGCCGCTACGGCGGCCACCCGCCGCAGGGGGTGCTGGACCGCATCGACTACGAGTTGTCAGTCATCGACGCCATGGGCTTTCCCGGCTACTTCCTGGTGGTCGCCGACATCTGCCGCTACGCCCGGCAGAACGGCATCGGCCTGGGCCCCGGCCGCGGCTCGGCCACCGGCTCGATCGTCGCCTACTGCACGGGTATCACCCAGCTCGACCCGATCGAGCACAAGCTCATCTTCGAACGCTTCCTCAATCCCGAGCGCGTCACCATGCCGGACGTCGATCTCGACTTCGACGACCGGCGGCGCGACGAGATGATCGACTACGTCACCCGTACATACGGCGAGGACCGGGTCTGCCAGATCGTCACGTTCGGCACCATCAAGGCCAAGGCCGCTATCAAAGACTCCTGCCGCGTGCTGGGCCTGCCATACGCCCTGGGCGACCGCATCACCAAGGCATTCCCGGCGGCGGTCGGCGGCAAGGAGATCCCGCTGGCCGCTATCCACGACACCCGGCACCCTCGCCATGGCGAGGCGGCCGAGCTGCGCACCATGTATGAGCAGGACCCCGACGTGAAACGGGTGGTCGACACCGCGGCCGGTATCGAGGGGCTCACCCGGGGCACCGGCATCCACGCCGCCGGCGTGATCCTCTCCAGCGAGCCCCTGATCGACGTGATCCCGCTGGTCAGGCCCAAGGCCGGCGGCCCGGTCGTGACCGGTTTCCCGTTCACCCAGGCCGAGGACATGGGCCTGCTGAAGATGGACTTCCTCGGCCTGCGCAACCTCACCGTCATCGGGGACGCGATCGCGAACGTCCGCGTCAACAAGGACGTCGACATCGACATCCTCGACGTCCCGTTCGACGACGCCAGGACGTACGAACTGCTGGCGCGCGGCGACACGCTCGGGGTCTTCCAGCTGGACGGCGGCGGCATGCGGACCTTGCTGAAACTGATGCGGCCCACGGAGTTCACCGACATCGCCGCCGTGTCCGCGCTGTATCGGCCCGGCCCGATGGAGATGAACGCCCACACCAACTACGCGCTGCGCAAGACCGGCAAACAGCGGGTCGAGCCGATCCACCCCGAGTTGGAGGAGGCGCTGGAGCCCATCCTGGGCGACACCTACCACCTGGTCGTTTTCCAGGAGCAGGTCATGGCCATCGCCCAGCAACTGGCCGGGTACTCCCTCGGCGCCGCCGACATGCTGCGCCGGGCCATGGGCAAGAAGAAGAAAGAGGTCCTGGACGCCGAATGGGACAGATTCTCCGCGGGAATGCGCGGCCGCGGCTTCTCCGATGAGGCGATCAAAGCGGTCTGGGACGTCCTGGTGCCCTTCAGCGGCTACGGCTTCAACAAGTCGCACACCGCCGGGTACGGCCTGGTCTCGTACTGGACCGCCTACCTCAAGGCCAACCACCCCTGCGAGTACCTGGCCGCGCTGCTCACCTCCGTAGGCGACGACAAGGACAGGATGGCCGTCTACCTGTCCGACTGTCGGCGGCTGGGCATCAAGGTGCTGCCCCCCGACGTCAACGCCAGCCAGCTGGACTTCGCCGCGATCGGCTCCGACATCCGCTTCGGCCTGGGCGCCGTACGCAACGTCGGGGCCAACGTCGTGGACGCGATCGTCACCACGCGGGACGCCAAAGGCCGCTACACCGATTTCAATGACTTCCTCACCAAGGTCCCGTCCGTCGTCTGCAACAAGCGCGTCATCGAGTCACTGGCCAAGGCCGGCGCGTTCGACAGCCTCGGGCATCACCGCGCGTCCCTGGTCGCCGTCCACGAGCAGGCCGTCGACGCGGTCATCGACGTCAAGCGCAATGAGGCCCACGGTCAGGACTCGCTGTTCGGCGAGCCGGATCAGACCGGCGCCTTCTCGGTCGCGATCTCGGAGGGGGAGTGGGACAAGGCCACCCTGCTCGCCTTCGAACGCGAGATGCTCGGCCTGTACGTCTCCAGCCACCCGCTCGACGGCGCCGAACGCGTCCTGAACGCCAACCGCGACACCACAATCGCCGACCTGCTGGCCTCCGGGCGCCAGGACGGTGCAACCCGGGTGAGTGGCATCATCTCCGGTCTGCAACGCAAGGTCACCAAGCAGGGCAGCCCGTGGGCGATCGTCACCCTCGAAGACCACGACGCCGCGGTGGAGTGCCTGATCTTCCCTAAGACCTACATCCTGTACGGCGAAGCGCTGGCCGAGGACCGCGTGATCTGCGTGCGTGGACGGATCAACATACGCGATGAGACGACCAGCATCTACGGCGAGGAGATCACCCTCCTCAACGTCTCCGAGGCGAACACCGAGTCGCCCGTGGTGATCTCGATCCAGGAAATCCAGTTGAACCTGCGACTCGTCCAGGAGCTGAAACACATCCTGACCACCCATCCGGGCCAGGCGCCCGTACACGTGCGCTTGCACCGCCGCGGCGACAAGAGCGTGCTGTTGAACCTCGAACCCTTCCGTGTCACTGCGGAGCCGGCGTTCTACGGCGACATCAAGGCACTGCTGGGAG
It encodes:
- a CDS encoding LysR family transcriptional regulator — its product is MVVKKAAADLDLGTVRAFVAITEDRYFSEAAARLGISQQAISKRVAKLESDLGLRLFFRSRNGADLTEDGRAFLPHARALVGIADQALEVLRGRRCALRVDVLDTRLASIDLIRAFHQAIEDVDIDIITSDGFRSARAALARGSIDVAFGRVSGTLEEELRCVPAYLEPVHLLLGRHHPLAGRQQVEMGRLSGSTVWMPGNAAGSEWAEYYRFLGAAFDIQIDASGPNFGYEHFVQEIGSGERVGFVGERTRVPWHPGTVQVPLVDPTPMYPWSLLRHHQNQHPALGLLTHYVASNYRPFNPQHQWLPEPDRAAFTADPGLEQQPIGQWR
- the dnaE gene encoding DNA polymerase III subunit alpha, whose protein sequence is MVGSFAHLHVHTEYSMLDGAAKVGLLMDEVSRQGMPAVAMSDHGNVHGAYEFYRTARKAGIKPIIGIESYVAPASRHHRQPVYYSDNLALRRSNDDTGEGGDVSGRGLYTHMTMWAADAQGLRNLFRLQSRAWLEGHVQKYPRMDDELFAEHGQGIIATTGCPSGEVQTRLRLGQYDQAIEAAARYRDIFGKDNYFLELMDHGLAIERRVRDELMKLGKELGLPPLATNDSHYVTESQAQAHDALLCVGTGKRLADADRFRFSGSGYYIKSAAEMRALWDAEVPGACDNTLLIAERVGDYGEVFAHRDLTPRFPVPEGESESSWLRKETLDGACRRYGGHPPQGVLDRIDYELSVIDAMGFPGYFLVVADICRYARQNGIGLGPGRGSATGSIVAYCTGITQLDPIEHKLIFERFLNPERVTMPDVDLDFDDRRRDEMIDYVTRTYGEDRVCQIVTFGTIKAKAAIKDSCRVLGLPYALGDRITKAFPAAVGGKEIPLAAIHDTRHPRHGEAAELRTMYEQDPDVKRVVDTAAGIEGLTRGTGIHAAGVILSSEPLIDVIPLVRPKAGGPVVTGFPFTQAEDMGLLKMDFLGLRNLTVIGDAIANVRVNKDVDIDILDVPFDDARTYELLARGDTLGVFQLDGGGMRTLLKLMRPTEFTDIAAVSALYRPGPMEMNAHTNYALRKTGKQRVEPIHPELEEALEPILGDTYHLVVFQEQVMAIAQQLAGYSLGAADMLRRAMGKKKKEVLDAEWDRFSAGMRGRGFSDEAIKAVWDVLVPFSGYGFNKSHTAGYGLVSYWTAYLKANHPCEYLAALLTSVGDDKDRMAVYLSDCRRLGIKVLPPDVNASQLDFAAIGSDIRFGLGAVRNVGANVVDAIVTTRDAKGRYTDFNDFLTKVPSVVCNKRVIESLAKAGAFDSLGHHRASLVAVHEQAVDAVIDVKRNEAHGQDSLFGEPDQTGAFSVAISEGEWDKATLLAFEREMLGLYVSSHPLDGAERVLNANRDTTIADLLASGRQDGATRVSGIISGLQRKVTKQGSPWAIVTLEDHDAAVECLIFPKTYILYGEALAEDRVICVRGRINIRDETTSIYGEEITLLNVSEANTESPVVISIQEIQLNLRLVQELKHILTTHPGQAPVHVRLHRRGDKSVLLNLEPFRVTAEPAFYGDIKALLGANSIGGA